Within the Syngnathoides biaculeatus isolate LvHL_M chromosome 13, ASM1980259v1, whole genome shotgun sequence genome, the region ataaatgataatgttgaaataatggaagaaattttgtgttaccaaacatcaacaatagttggaaaatccattacccttgatttccgattccaaaactaattcctaaatttcatgtgcaatcatgatgaggcggttaaagagtTTTATGGTTTCATAGCCATAAATGCTCTCAGAGGAAATccgtaactgcaatgtggccctcCACAAAAATGAGGTTAACACCCCTGATGTAAACTATTGCTCCAGTGGAACTTCCTCAAAGTTATTTCAAGGGCCGCTCCGCAACACCCACCAGGCatgcatataaacaaacatgtcATTGCTATCTAAGTCACCATAATTAATAAAGAGGTTAATCAGTCCAATGGCCTGAAACCATGAAATCATTTACAGACCACACAGATAGAGATTCtctttcgtttttcttttttttttttaattgaagcaaTTATCGTCAGGGGTTAGTTTAATGTTTGACATCGCCaaagacattttcttttgcttataTTTCATGTTTCCTTCTTTAATGGGGGCATTGGCTATTCCTAAAATAAACCTGATGATATGTTTTTAATATCCTGTGGACGCACTGTGTACACATCGGTCTTATTTAAGGTCCGTTTCACCCACAGCTGTTCAAACTGTGTAAGAACAGAACTGAAatatcaacattttcatttggatGACATACAGATTACTACATCATACAATGTTATGATCTTTAAAGTGCAATTGGGGCCTTAATTTGGATGCTTTTCATCAAGTGCATTGATCTTGTGTATGGAatatgaaatacaaataaacttgctttCCTTAAAATCAAACAGAACCATACTTGTATTAGTGCGAGAGCCAAATATCGATCAGAAGTTGCCCTGAAACCGGGACTTACCAATAAGTCACTTGCAGTCCAcgcagatgtgtttttttttttttttaatttaagagacatgaaaagtttaaaaaggTAACAACAAATGCACAATCAAAACAATGAGAAACTATGacacaataaacaaaataaaaaataagggaggagggggggcacACGGGATTATAAAGTTTCAcgttttaaaatgacttttttttctcacaaatatGATATATTGACACCAAACAATGTGTCTTTGTTCCTCTATCGGTGCCAGCAACGTAtcgtgacaggcagaacaattccatgctcttccactagatggcagaaggtacaattaagGCCGTCTGCGGCCGTTGACACAACAAATTCCAAAATGACATGTTCAACCGAGCAGGCCACACTgaataaaaagtcattttggtacccagttttttttttttttttttttgttcaaagtcaCTTGAATGATGTTTGGGGAAAACACGTCGGAGCCGCTCACAAAGTCTGTAAGAGAAGGCCGCAGTCGGGCGCATGCGCAGCTGTGAGCTCCAAGAGGCGGCTCGGGTGGATGTAAAGCGAGTCGaaacgcggcggcggcgtcatGACGACGGCGTAGCGCCCGACGCCATCGGGGTCCCGCGTGAAGGGCTTGCTGAGGATGCTGTCTATTGTGAAGGAGCTTGTGAacttggcggcggcggcggcgaccggCTGCGCGTCCTCGGGGCTCCCTTGCGCCTCCTCGCCCCGCCGCTTGCCGAGCCGAATGCTGAGGCGCTTGCGCCTGCGCCTGAAAACGCCGTCGGCGAAGGTGTACTCGCTGTGCGGGTTGAGCATCCAGAAGTTGTCCTTCCCCCACGGCCGCGAAGGGTCCCGCAGCACTTTGTGGAAGCAGTCGTTGAGCGACAGGTTGTGGCGCACCGAGTTCCGCCAGcccgtgtagctgccgcggaAGAACGGGAACTTGTTCATGAGGTACTCGTTGATCTCGGCCAAAGTCAGGCGTCCGCACGGCGAGTCCCGTATGGCCATGGCGATGAGGGCGATGTAGGAGAAGGGCGGCTTGGGTCTGCGGGTGTACGGCTTGGACTTGCCGGCGAGTGGGCTGTGCGCCGCGCAGTCGCCGTCCGAGCCCAGCTCCTCGCACTCCCCGGGTTCTGTCGGCCCGGTGGCGGCGGTCTCATCGAGGTTCGTGCTGTGGTGGTTCCCGCACACAATCTCCAGCTTCATGCTTccctcttttttaattttttttttctttcaaatgttgCTTTGAGAAAACGGGGACGCGCTCCGTGCGTGGAAAAAGTGCCGGCACCACCTGTACGATTCCACTTCTCACCTACAACCTGTTTGAGCAACACTTTATAGCTTACCTCGGGGACAACCCCATGGGGCGGGACTTGTGATTCCCGACTTTATTTAAGCCAAGGTACATTTTGcgttccatgaaaaaaaacaatctaaaaaaataaacaaaaataagtcACCAAAAAGTGAATGCACAGGTTAATTGTGTACAATTCATTGTTGTTCTGCCTCTCACCAGACGTCAATGGTgtggatagatgaacaaagataaatTATTTGCATCAATAACAATTTCCATGGGCATTCTGATTCCaattatacatttcatttccagAAAACTCACACATCTGGTTAATAATACGCGGCAGGGGCGTTTCTCGACTCCCTTGGGGCACCAGGCAGGAGAAGTAATCATTTTTCCTGCCTCACCTGCATAAATATGATGCGCTACTACAGTCGGTGCAAGCAGGTGGCGTCTGCTTCCAAAACGAGGAATCCTTTTTGCCCACAGCGCTTCAACTTGCTGTTGACTCTTCAATTGTTTAGCACACGTGGAAACCACTGTTGTGTTTGTCTCGTTGGTACCTTGCGCCTCCCCCCACCCACGTGCCAGGATATGGAACAATAGTGATTTATTCTGCCTTTGACTGTTTGGGCTTATTTTGGAAAAAGGGAGCGTCACCCTGTGAAATGGTCCTCcgagaaacaaaacaagatgACATCACACGAGTGGAGTGTCCGCGCTTATTTCAAGAGGTATTATCGGCCTACCGAAGCCGTCGTGCCTTTCACCGTCCAAAACTGTGTAACATTTTAACCAAGTCTTGAAAAGCGAGAGACTCCACACGACAAGATCGGCAGTTACTGCTTTTATAGTGGCTTTGCTTACTACAAATGGCCAACAAAGCGCAGCACATCCAATGGCAGTTGCAGTACCGAGCCCTAACAGTGTGAGGCAGCATAGCGCCAACAGGGCATTGAAACTACCAAAAAATATGAAGGTTCATTGGGTTATGATGAAAAATCCCAAATTATTGTGACCCTCTAAAAAACGTTCATAACCGTCTCATTTATGTTTCTCTGCAATTTACCAAGACGAGAGTTTTGGCATGACGTTGTGGCATCTCGGGGCATTTAGGTGAccacaaaaactgcaaataggtgagtttttacTCAAACAAGAGTGGTTGGGTTTAAGAAAAAAGTGAGAAGCAAATGTGGAATAGGCGGGGAACTCCAACGCTTTAGGAGAGGGCTCGGCTTATTTTAGCTCGTCTGCCAACTACACGGCGGTGGCAAactctttgtcatttttactgtgGGGAAGTATTTGTAAGACATGTTATACAAACGTAACACAACCAGTTTCTCCTCCAGTGCGGCCGACAACAGCGCCATCTTCAGGAAGAGTCATAATTGGCTCTCATTCCATTTCACACCTCAATCACCACACAAAACTCATGATTGACCAGGTACACAACAATTTGCAGTCATAAAACGGCGAACAAATTCAACATTGTCAGAATTTATTGACTGTCCACACTATCATACAcgatatacagtaaagcctcagtcCTCGAACGTCcgcgttttcgaacaaattcggtattcgaatgaaaatttcgagatttattttgtgcttctgttttcgaacgaaaatcggtactcgaacgcctcagaaaaaaacctgaaaataacatattgcgcgcggcgcaagctgctgacccacccacgacgcgttttgttattttcaattgAAACGccctccgaaaaaaaaaaaaaacacggaaatgacataacgcccaaccagcgcacttttgttattctgtataacgcatcCTCTGTACACAAACGTGTCCCGgtcgttgtttttcttcttatgggggactaccgtattaacaaCTAATCATGACTCCAAAGAAGCCAAGTTGGTTGTTTAAAGCTATTCTGCTCTTTtgctaataaaaaaagtttacaagactAGGGGCCGAATCGCTACAGATATGtcgatgcactcccagcctagcgtactcaactaataaagcatacattttaagcaaaaactaaatatatgtcttaaataattttattatataaagtatttaaactatacatgcatttctactatgcagtttattatcaggaaaagctaaaaaatgctttaaatagCCTAATGTTCTTTAGCTTGGAAcgcatcatttctttttccattcattgtaatgggaaacatcgattccgTTTTTGAAcgaatcacttctcgaaccgttttctggaacggattatggCCGACGCTGACCCAATACAAGAGATGTATCAGACATTTTTGCTTTCGAAATGATAATGCTTAATATTGACAAAGTCAGACGATGTTGATTATtgtgtttggagtttgcagCTTTGTAAAAACTGCAACGCATCACAGTCAAAGCTCCTTTTAGTGTTTTGGGCTCTCAATTAGCTACATGATAGTCAAAATATGAATCCTACACAATAATAAAACTGCAATGGGtgcatctttgttcatttcatttctttctttgtccatgatttttttttaaacaaaaatataataatattacaagcaggtgtattttttttaagaataaaggtgTCTTTTCCAGAAGTGACATAATAATAGGAGattgaggttttattttttaaatttaaaaaaatggctttctTTCCTGGTGAAAGTGACTTATTGTCACTTTACAACTTTTTCTTGAAATCGGGATAACTTTTAATTCCAGTAGCATAAAAGTGTACACATAGtacttactgtatgtttaattGGTGTGAGGATTATGAAGGgatgc harbors:
- the foxq1a gene encoding forkhead box protein Q1a, with protein sequence MKLEIVCGNHHSTNLDETAATGPTEPGECEELGSDGDCAAHSPLAGKSKPYTRRPKPPFSYIALIAMAIRDSPCGRLTLAEINEYLMNKFPFFRGSYTGWRNSVRHNLSLNDCFHKVLRDPSRPWGKDNFWMLNPHSEYTFADGVFRRRRKRLSIRLGKRRGEEAQGSPEDAQPVAAAAAKFTSSFTIDSILSKPFTRDPDGVGRYAVVMTPPPRFDSLYIHPSRLLELTAAHAPDCGLLLQTL